The following proteins come from a genomic window of Leopardus geoffroyi isolate Oge1 chromosome A3, O.geoffroyi_Oge1_pat1.0, whole genome shotgun sequence:
- the IL1B gene encoding interleukin-1 beta, producing MAMAAVPELTSEMMAYYSDENDLFFEADGPEKMKGCLQNLSHGFLGDEGIQLQISHQPDNKSLRHAVSVIVAMEKLKKISFPCSQPLQDEDVKSLFCCIFEEEPIICDTWDDGFMCDAAIQSQDYTFRDISQKSLVLSGSYELRALHLNGQNMNQQVVFRMSFVHGEENSKKIPVVLCIKKNNLYLSCVMKDGKPTLQLEMLDPKVYPKKKMEKRFVFNKTEIKGNVEFESSQFPNWYISTSQAEEMPVFLGNTKGGQDITDFIMESAS from the exons ATGGCCATGGCAGCAGTACCTGAACTCACCAGTGAAATGATGGCTTACTACAG TGATGAGAATGACCTGTTCTTTGAGGCTGATGGCCCCGAAAAGATGAAG GGCTGCCTCCAAAACCTGAGCCACGGTTTTCTGGGAGATGAGGGCATCCAGTTGCAAATCTCCCACCAGCCCGACAACAAGAGTCTTAGGCATGCCGTGTCGGTCATTGTGGCTAtggagaaactgaagaagatatctTTTCCCTGCTCACAGCCCCTCCAGGATGAGGACGTGAAGAGCCTCTTTTGCTGCATCTTTGAAGAAG AACCCATCATCTGTGACACGTGGGATGACGGTTTTATGTGTGATGCGGCCATACAGTCACAGGACTACACGTTCCGAGACATAAGCCAAAAGAGCCTGGTGCTGTCTGGCTCATACGAGCTTCGGGCTCTCCACCTCAATGGACAGAATATGAACCAACAAG TGGTGTTCCGCATGAGCTTTGTGCATGGGGAGGAAAATAGTAAGAAGATACCAGTAGTGTTGTGCATCAAGAAAAATAACCTGTACCTGTCCTGTGTGATGAAAGACGGGAAACCCACCCTACAGCTGGAG ATGTTAGACCCCAAAGTTTACCCAAAGAAGAAGATGGAAAAGCGATTTGTCTTCAACAAGACAGAAATCAAGGGCAATGTGGAATTTGAGTCTTCCCAGTTCCCCAACTGGTACATCAGCACCTCTCAAGCAGAAGAAATGCCTGTCTTCCTAGGAAATACCAAAGGTGGTCAGGATATAACTGACTTCATCATGGAAAGTGCTTCCTAA